The following is a genomic window from Verrucosispora sp. WMMD573.
GTCGAAGCGGATGACGTGGACCTCGGTACGCCCGTCGCCGGTGCGCAGCCGCCGTTCCAGCCGCCCGCCGTGCCGGGGCAACAGCGCGAGCACGGTGTCCTCGTACCGTTGCCCGGCCTCGACCGCGCCGTCGGGCAGCTCCACCAGTGCGACCAGGCGCACCGCGGCGGCCGGGTCGGTGACCAGCGACTTCCAGAACTGGTGATCGACGTGGCCACCCGGGATGCCCTCCCGGCGACCGGTGTCCAGGTAGCCATGCCGGCGGTAGAAGCCCGGAGCCTGGAACGAGAACGAGGCGACCGAAATCTCCGTGCAGCCGCGTCGTCGGGCCTCCTGCTCGGCCGCCGCCAGCAACCGGCCGCCCCAGCCTTCGCCACGGCGATCAGCACGGACCCAGACCATGTTGATCCCCGCGCAGGTGCCCCAACTCCAGCCGGTCAACCCGGCCACCAGTTCGCCGTCCGCGTCGGTGACCCGGACGGACAGCTCCGCCTCGTCGGCGACGCCGGTGGCCCGCTGGTTGAAGGCGGTCAGCTCGGCATCCAGCCGGGCGGTCAGCTCCTCGTCCTTGCCGAGCACCCGCAGGTTGACACCCTCCGTGACGGTCATGGCGCGAAGTATGGCAATGTTTCCCGACCGGGGCGACCCGGTTGCCCCGCGCGATGCGGCGCAGGCCAAGCGACCCGCTTGCGCCGCGGGGGCCGTCAGTCCGGGATGCCCACCGCGGCGGCGCTGGCCGCCCAGAGCCGCGCCGCGAGCCGCGCATCGGCCGCCTTGGGCCAAGGACGGCGTGGCCGGCAGTCGAAGTAGTAGGCACCGCCCGTCAGCCGGGACCGGTCCTGGTTGGCCAGCCACACCAGCGTCTGCGCGCCCTTCGCCGGGCTGCGGAACGGCAACAGACGCATGCCCAGGGCGACCACCCGGCTCTCGTTGCCGAAGCGGGTGCGGACCACCCCGGGATGGAAGCAGTACGAGTCGACCCGGGGCCACCGCCGGGCCGCCTCGGCGGTGAACAGGATGTTCGCCTGCTTGCTGGTGCCGTACGCGGACATCGGGCGGTAGCGGCGCAGCGACGCGTTCAGGTCGTTCGGGTCGAGCGTGCCGCTGCGATGCGCGCCGGAGGCGGTCACCACCATTCGACCCACCCGGTCGGCCAGCAGGTTGGCCAGCAGGAAGGGCGCCAGGTGATTGGCCTGGATGGACAGCTCGAAACCGTCGACCGTGGTGACCGGCTGGAGCACGATCGCGCCGGCGTTGTTGGCCAGCACATCGATCCGGTCGTACGCGGCGCGCAGCCGCTCGGCCATCTGCCGCACGTCGTCGAGGACGGCGAAGTCGGCGCGGAACACCTCGGGCCGCTCCCCGGAGGATTCGCGTACCTCGTCGGCGGCAGCCCGCAGTCGGGCCGGATCCCGGCCGACCAGGACGACCCGGTCGCCCCGGCAGGCGAGATCGATGGCGGCGGCCAACCCGATGCCGGAACTCGCTCCGGTGATCACGACCAGTCGACGGTCAGTGACATCTTCCACAGGTCCATTCACCGCGGTCACGGCACGAGGTTACCGTGGCGTCACAAGCGCCTTTGGGATCGTTAAGCAAGGGGGCGGCGGACCTGCCGTACCCGAAAGGAGCGCCGCCGATGGCCGTTGTTGGGCGTCCCCGTCGGTCCTGTCTCGCCGTGCCCGGATCGAGCGTCAAGATGCTCGGCAAGGCCCAGGGACTCCCGGCCGACCAGGTCTTCCTCGACCTGGAGGACGCGGTCGCCCCCCTGGCCAAGCCGGACGCCCGCAAGAACATCGTGGCCGCGCTGAACGAGGGCGACTGGGCCGGCAAGACCCGGGTCGTCCGGGTCAACGACCTCACCACCCCGTGGACGTACCGGGACGTCATCGACGTGGTGGAGGGGGCGG
Proteins encoded in this region:
- a CDS encoding GNAT family N-acetyltransferase, which gives rise to MTVTEGVNLRVLGKDEELTARLDAELTAFNQRATGVADEAELSVRVTDADGELVAGLTGWSWGTCAGINMVWVRADRRGEGWGGRLLAAAEQEARRRGCTEISVASFSFQAPGFYRRHGYLDTGRREGIPGGHVDHQFWKSLVTDPAAAVRLVALVELPDGAVEAGQRYEDTVLALLPRHGGRLERRLRTGDGRTEVHVIRFDTRAGYQAFLADPERTALRGTLGETAPQTRVLEVHEV
- a CDS encoding SDR family NAD(P)-dependent oxidoreductase is translated as MEDVTDRRLVVITGASSGIGLAAAIDLACRGDRVVLVGRDPARLRAAADEVRESSGERPEVFRADFAVLDDVRQMAERLRAAYDRIDVLANNAGAIVLQPVTTVDGFELSIQANHLAPFLLANLLADRVGRMVVTASGAHRSGTLDPNDLNASLRRYRPMSAYGTSKQANILFTAEAARRWPRVDSYCFHPGVVRTRFGNESRVVALGMRLLPFRSPAKGAQTLVWLANQDRSRLTGGAYYFDCRPRRPWPKAADARLAARLWAASAAAVGIPD